One stretch of Punica granatum isolate Tunisia-2019 chromosome 5, ASM765513v2, whole genome shotgun sequence DNA includes these proteins:
- the LOC116208170 gene encoding GPI mannosyltransferase 1-like, whose amino-acid sequence MIGTRSILVLSALLRVVLIVYGEWQDKHMEVRYTDVDYSVFSDAADLMASGKSPYGRTTYRYSPLLAFLLLPNTFIHHSWGKFLFSSADLLVGVFIRTILKQRWVPEKTCTYCVMIWLFNPFTFTIGTRGNCEPIVCATILWVIICLINGNVVQAAVWYGLVVHFRIYPIIYALPIVLVLDPQFFGSGQKPCIRSWSIGQREKPHFNVSQNKLNPWVALKSIFSMERIIFGLVSGAVFLFCTGLSFYLYKYEFLHEALLYHLTRTDPRHNFSLYFYHIYLHYEREFSVVEKLISFLPQFTVQLVLVFCFAWDLPFCFFLQTVAFVAFNKVITAQYFVWFFCLLPLILPWSKMRLKWEGLCCIILWMGAQTHWLMWGYLLEFRGKNVFLQLWIASLVFLAANSLILVMIIRRHSYSPLFELRKSSQRALKRD is encoded by the exons ATGATTGGTACGCGCTCAATTCTCGTGTTGTCCGCTCTGCTTCGTGTGGTCCTGATCGTGTATGGTGAATGGCAAGACAAGCACATGGAGGTCCGATACACTGATGTGGACTATTCTGTGTTCTCCGATGCTGCCGATTTAATGGCGTCAGGGAAGTCTCCCTACGGGAGGACCACATACCGCTATTCACCTCTGCTCGCTTTTCTGCTTCTGCCCAACACATTCATCCACCACTCGTGGGGAAAGTTCCTCTTTTCATCGGCCG ATTTACTCGTGGGTGTATTCATTCGCACCATTCTTAAACAACGGTGGGTGCCTGAGAAGACTTGTACCTACTGCGTTATGATATGGCTTTTCAATCCGTTTACATTCACCATTGGAACCCGTGGCAACTGCGAGCCCATTGTCTGTGCCACCATTTTGTGGGTCATTATATGTCTTATTAATG GTAATGTGGTGCAAGCTGCAGTTTGGTATGGACTCGTGGTCCATTTCAGAATCTACCCTATCATATATGCACTTCCCATTGTACTAGTTCTTGATCCACAATTTTTTGGGTCGGGTCAGAAACCTTGTATTAGGAGCTGGAGTATAGGACAGCGTGAGAAACCACATTTCAACGTATCACAGAATAAACTCAATCCATGGGTTGCTCTGAAGAGTATATTTTCAATGGAGAGAATCATATTTGGGCTTGTCTCTGGGGCGGTTTTTCTCTTCTGCACTGGTTTGAGCTTCTATTTATACAAGTACGAGTTCCTGCACGAGGCACTTCTTTACCATCTTACTCGTACGGACCCAAGacataatttttcattatatttttatcacATATATCTCCATTACGAGCGTGAGTTCTCGGTTGTGGAAAAGCTCATCTCGTTCCTTCCTCAGTTCACTGTTCAGCTGGTTCTAGTCTTCTGCTTTGCCTGGGATTTGCCATTTTGCTTCTTTCTGCAGACAGTGGCCTTTGTAGCATTTAATAAG GTAATTACAGCGCAATACTTTGTATGGTTCTTCTGCTTGCTGCCTTTGATACTGCCTTGGAGTAAAATGCGACTCAAATGGGAGGGTTTGTGCTGCATTATCTTGTGGATGGGAGCTCAGACCCATTGGTTGATGTGGGGTTACCTGCTAGAGTTCAGGGGCAAGAATGTCTTTCTACAACTATGGATCGCAAGCTTAGTTTTCCTCGCTGCCAACAGCCTTATTCTAGTCATGATTATCCGCCGGCATTCATACTCTCCTTTGTTCGAATTGAGAAAAAGTTCTCAGCGGGCACTGAAAAGAGATTGA
- the LOC116209061 gene encoding uncharacterized protein LOC116209061 has protein sequence MQQAVGTGLEALIPQAASIKKLATTEAELAEHDMLVWTPHKNGQYTVFSTWKCFRPSKQKVKWRKAVWFAGHLPRSSFVAWLAVRNRLTTRDRMVKWKITLAAEECELCSSHLETGDYLSVTCPVTRGIWKSLLARVGLQRSSPDWDSGLRCISALKGRSLGTVCLKLLWIHYIYCVWKEHNNRIFMKHLRSPQELYSTFQVMLG, from the coding sequence ATGCAGCAGGCTGTTGGGACTGGGTTAGAAGCCCTGATCCCACAGGCTGCCTCTATTAAAAAGCTTGCTACGACTGAAGCAGAATTGGCTGAGCATGATATGCTGGTGTGGACTCCTCATAAGAATGGTCAGTACACTGTGTTCAGCACTTGGAAATGTTTCAGACCAAGTAAACAGAAAGTGAAATGGAGAAAAGCAGTTTGGTTTGCCGGACATTTACCAAGATCTTCTTTTGTTGCCTGGCTCGCTGTACGTAACAGACTAACCACAAGGGATAGGATGGTAAAATGGAAGATCACTTTGGCTGCTGAAGAGTGTGAACTTTGCAGCTCGCACTTGGAAACTGGAGACTATCTTTCTGTTACTTGCCCTGTCACGCGAGGGATATGGAAGAGTTTATTGGCTCGGGTTGGTCTTCAACGGTCATCACCTGATTGGGACTCAGGACTGAGATGTATCTCTGCTCTTAAGGGTAGAAGCTTGGGCACGGTTTGCCTGAAGTTGCTGTGGATACACTACATATACTGTGTGTGGAAGGAGCACAACAACAGGATATTCATGAAGCATCTCCGTTCACCACAGGAACTGTACAGCACATTTCAAGTGATGTTAGGATGA
- the LOC116209304 gene encoding uncharacterized protein LOC116209304 — translation MEEAAPTAGSPDVDIIRSRIGELTDLLRICKDVDPEAHPDSEKLVSQCAFDLEGRVEQILAQSSVAASFGPEDSSAFLEQLKEELNAVEVEKIKISDQIELLTKSVMSDSETLERDLEWLKWSLDHTELLGLEKITTGRCVDCFYRENQLSSTSGDACHKFEILDLQSQIEKKNKILKSLQSLDCEFKRYDIIEQIEDTLSGIKVIEFDQNIIRLSLKTYVPKFEGNQQKVEDAIETSEVNHEVLIEVVDTNLEIESVEIFPNDVYIADIVDAAKSFRQSFSQLTVPQTSLEWFIRKVMERIIISTLRRSVVKTANKLRYSVEYMERDNTITAHFLGGIDAILKASQGWPLCDSPLELISLKCSENSAKRVPLSVLRKVEEAMRSLEAQKRVKLLAFLNSIEAMLSEH, via the exons atggaGGAAGCTGCTCCGACAGCGGGTTCTCCCGACGTCGACATCATTCGCAG TCGAATTGGAGAGCTCACTGATTTGCTGAGGATCTGCAAAGATGTCGACCCGGAAGCTCATCCCGATTCGGAGAAATTGGTCAGCCAGTGCGCCTTCGATCTCGAG GGTAGAGTGGAACAAATACTTGCACAAAGTTCTGTTGCTGCTTCCTTTGGTCCTGAAGATTCAA GTGCATTTTTGGAACAGTTGAAGGAAGAACTTAATGCCGTGGAGGTGGAGAAGATTAAGATCTCTGATCAAATTGAGCTTCTCACAAAATCTGTGATGTCAG ATTCTGAAACATTAGAAAGAGATCTTGAATGGTTGAAATGGTCTCTGGACCATACTGAACTACTG GGTCTGGAGAAAATAACTACTGGCAgatgtgtggattgcttttacagggAAAATCAATTGAGTTCAACAAGTGGAGATGCATGCCACAAGTTTGAG ATCCTGGATCTTCAAAGTCAAattgagaagaaaaataaaatcttgaaATCACTCCAAAGTCTTGATTGTGAATTCAAAAG GTATGATATCATTGAACAGATTGAGGATACATTATCGGGGATAAAAGTCATCGAATTTGATCAGAACATCATTAGGCTGTCACTGAAAACATATGTTCCAAAATTTGAAGGCAACCAACAAAAAGTTGAGGATGCTATTGAGACATCAGAGGTGAATCATGAAGTGCTGATTGAAGTTGTGGATACAAATCTAGAGATAGAAAGTGTTGAG ATATTCCCCAATGATGTATACATAGCCGATATAGTTGATGCTGCAAAATCGTTCAG GCAGTCCTTTTCCCAATTGACGGTGCCCCAGACATCATTAGAGTGGTTCATACGGAAAGTAATGGAAAGGATTATCATATCAACTCTGAGGCGATCTGTTGTGAAAACTGCAAACAAATTGAG GTACTCTGTAGAATACATGGAAAGAGATAACACTATAACAGCTCATTTTCTCGGGGGAATTGATGCCATTCTAAAGGCATCTCAAGGTTGGCCACTGTGTGATTCTCCGTTGGAGCTGATATCGCTCAAGTGCTCTGAGAATAGTGCAAAGAGAGTTCCCTTAAGTGTTCTCCGTAAAGTTGAG GAAGCGATGAGATCCTTGGAAGCACAGAAAAGGGTGAAGTTGTTGGCTTTCCTCAATTCCATCGAAGCTATGCTCTCAGAGCATTGA